From a single Oceanobacillus kimchii X50 genomic region:
- the pabB gene encoding aminodeoxychorismate synthase component I produces MQQTGKLIFDFAFDEQKKKRLVFLDPVDMIVANAKSEVISAMEKIETYTNQGYYAGGYISYEAGEGFDNNLKTSDDFELPLIMMGIYKQPLEKSIDEQECPQTSELFDWEMSTSKKKYLKHVSTIKNSIAQGDTYQVNYTVRLHSNDVVCDHNLYEKLSKAQKANYCAHLQLGRYNIVSASPELFFQLKNGKILTKPMKGTMKRGKSIEEDIRNKQLLSESIKDQAENLMIVDLLRNDISKIAKKGTVNVPKLFNIESYPTVFQMTSTVSAEIEENVGIIDIFKALFPCGSITGAPKQSTMQIIQELENSPREVYCGSIGYITPNQEALFNVAIRTALIDTEQNTMSYGVGGGITWDSDPEAEYLEAWAKAEILKSLNETNIELLETMKYENGHFFLINNHLNRLNKSAEYFNFSISIKEIEQKLYEYAEENLNQKQAYRVRLLANKRGEIKINSTIIPVINEKTNYSFQLAASPINKKNPYYYHKTTFRKMYEKFREELGNAFDILLWNDKEELTEFTMGNLVVKVEGEYWTPPIKSGLLAGTFRQQLIDEKKIKERIISKSELERVDEIWFINSVRGWMQMFQQ; encoded by the coding sequence ATGCAACAGACAGGGAAATTGATATTTGATTTTGCATTTGATGAACAAAAAAAGAAAAGATTAGTTTTTCTAGATCCAGTTGATATGATTGTCGCGAATGCGAAATCTGAAGTTATTTCTGCTATGGAAAAAATTGAAACCTATACAAATCAAGGCTATTATGCAGGTGGGTATATATCTTATGAAGCAGGAGAAGGATTTGATAATAATTTAAAAACTTCGGACGACTTTGAACTTCCTTTAATTATGATGGGGATCTATAAACAACCTTTAGAAAAATCAATAGATGAACAGGAGTGTCCACAAACATCCGAGCTATTCGATTGGGAGATGTCTACTTCTAAAAAAAAATATCTAAAACATGTATCAACCATCAAAAATTCTATAGCCCAAGGTGATACATACCAAGTTAACTATACAGTGCGTTTACATTCCAACGATGTAGTTTGTGATCATAATTTATATGAAAAATTAAGTAAAGCTCAAAAAGCAAATTACTGCGCCCACTTACAGCTGGGTAGATATAACATTGTATCAGCATCTCCTGAGTTATTTTTTCAATTAAAGAATGGCAAGATACTCACGAAACCGATGAAAGGTACGATGAAGCGTGGAAAATCCATTGAAGAGGACATTCGGAATAAGCAATTGCTATCGGAGTCGATAAAAGATCAAGCTGAAAATTTAATGATTGTAGATCTATTAAGAAATGATATCTCTAAAATTGCAAAAAAAGGTACTGTAAATGTACCAAAGCTATTTAATATCGAGAGTTATCCTACTGTATTTCAAATGACATCTACGGTTTCTGCAGAAATTGAAGAAAATGTCGGGATTATAGATATATTTAAAGCATTATTTCCATGTGGATCGATAACAGGTGCACCGAAGCAAAGTACGATGCAGATTATTCAAGAACTCGAAAACAGTCCGAGAGAAGTTTATTGCGGAAGTATTGGATATATTACACCGAATCAAGAGGCGCTCTTTAATGTAGCTATACGTACTGCGTTAATTGATACAGAACAAAACACAATGTCTTATGGTGTTGGTGGTGGAATTACTTGGGATTCTGATCCAGAAGCTGAATATCTAGAGGCTTGGGCAAAGGCGGAAATACTCAAATCTCTTAACGAGACTAATATTGAATTGTTAGAGACAATGAAATATGAAAATGGCCACTTTTTTTTAATAAATAATCACTTGAATCGATTAAATAAATCAGCTGAATATTTTAATTTCTCAATTTCTATAAAAGAAATTGAACAAAAATTATATGAGTATGCAGAAGAAAATTTAAATCAAAAACAAGCGTATAGAGTTCGATTATTAGCCAATAAACGCGGTGAAATTAAAATTAATTCCACAATTATTCCAGTGATAAATGAAAAAACAAATTACTCATTTCAACTTGCCGCAAGTCCAATAAATAAGAAGAACCCATATTACTACCATAAGACAACATTTCGTAAGATGTATGAAAAATTTCGAGAAGAATTAGGAAATGCGTTTGATATCTTACTTTGGAATGATAAAGAAGAGCTAACGGAATTTACAATGGGAAATCTCGTTGTAAAAGTAGAAGGAGAATATTGGACACCTCCTATAAAGTCTGGTTTACTTGCTGGTACTTTTCGTCAACAGCTAATTGATGAGAAGAAAATCAAGGAAAGAATCATATCTAAGTCGGAATTAGAAAGAGTTGACGAAATTTGGTTTATAAATAGTGTGCGAGGTTGGATGCAGATGTTTCAACAGTAA
- a CDS encoding type 1 glutamine amidotransferase domain-containing protein, translating into MSKHIAVLVTDMVEEIELTDPVKAYKEAGHTVDIISNEGNKTINGKNGDKIEADKGINDVDPSSYDALLVPGGFSPDLLRIDPKNGEFAKAFMKDNKPVFAICHGPQFLVETDLLKGKTLTSFVSVRKDLENAGATVKDEEVVVDGNLVTSRTPDDLPAFNRESLKLLEK; encoded by the coding sequence ATGAGTAAACACATTGCAGTATTAGTCACAGATATGGTAGAAGAAATCGAATTAACTGATCCAGTTAAAGCTTATAAAGAAGCGGGTCATACGGTAGATATTATTAGTAATGAAGGAAATAAAACGATTAATGGTAAAAATGGAGATAAAATCGAAGCGGACAAAGGTATTAACGATGTAGATCCATCTTCTTATGATGCATTATTAGTACCAGGTGGATTCTCTCCGGACTTACTTCGGATTGATCCTAAAAATGGAGAATTTGCAAAAGCATTTATGAAAGACAATAAACCAGTATTCGCGATTTGTCATGGACCTCAATTCTTAGTGGAAACGGACTTACTGAAAGGTAAAACATTAACTAGCTTTGTTTCCGTGAGAAAAGACCTTGAAAACGCTGGTGCGACAGTTAAAGATGAAGAAGTAGTCGTTGATGGTAATCTTGTAACAAGCAGAACACCGGATGACTTACCAGCATTCAACCGCGAATCACTAAAATTGCTTGAAAAATAA